Proteins encoded in a region of the Euleptes europaea isolate rEulEur1 chromosome 3, rEulEur1.hap1, whole genome shotgun sequence genome:
- the LOC130475701 gene encoding transmembrane protein 229b-like → MGTPPEPLNQVCRCYIYAVHGYFLEKIFAAMVGEGSPFQRAGSLGSFLVYGLCGLTLERVYLGLRSECCLLTRCILYILSIYSWEFGTGGLLSCFGACPWDYGDYSYNLKGLIALEYFLFWFVGSLLLEKLVICNTLRLLLAEEWKAKKKPLPRFELTDD, encoded by the coding sequence ATGGGGACCCCGCCTGAGCCCCTGAACCAGGTGTGCCGGTGCTACATCTATGCGGTCCACGGCTACTTCTTGGAGAAGATCTTTGCGGCCATGGTGGGCGAAGGCAGCCCTTTCCAGCGGGCCGGCAGCCTGGGCTCCTTCTTGGTCTACGGCCTCTGCGGCCTGACCTTGGAGCGCGTCTACCTGGGCCTGCGGAGCGAGTGCTGCCTCCTCACCCGATGCATCCTCTACATCCTGTCCATCTACTCCTGGGAGTTCGGCACGGGCGGCCTCCTGTCCTGCTTCGGCGCCTGCCCCTGGGACTACGGCGACTACAGCTACAACCTGAAGGGCCTGATCGCCCTGGAGTATTTCCTCTTCTGGTTCGTGGGCTCCCTTCTGCTGGAGAAACTGGTGATCTGCAACACGCTCCGGCTCCTGCTGGCCGAGGAGTGGAAAGCCAAGAAGAAGCCCCTGCCCAGATTTGAGCTAACGGACGactga